A region from the Salvelinus fontinalis isolate EN_2023a chromosome 23, ASM2944872v1, whole genome shotgun sequence genome encodes:
- the LOC129821519 gene encoding 2-Hydroxyacid oxidase 2-like, with translation MAMVCLTDFEEYAKEHLSKATWDYYAAGADECCTRDDNLLAYKRIRLRPRILRDVSVSDTRTTVQGTEISFPVGIAPTAFHCLAWHEGEMATARGTEAVNTCYITSTYSTCSVEEIVAAAPNGYRWFQLYVYRDRKLSESIVHRVEALGYKALVLTVDVPYTGKRRNDIRNQFKLPPHLKVKNFDGVIQEAASSEEYGIPSNTLDPSISWKDVYWLQSLTRLPIIIKGILTKEDAELAVEHGVQGIIVSNHGGRQLDGGPATIDALSEIVDTVQGRIEVYLDGGIRTGSDVLKAVALGAKCVFIGRPAVWGLAYKGEEGVREVLQILNDEFRLSMALSGCRNVAEINRNLIQFSKL, from the exons ATGGCTATGGTATGTCTCACAGACTTTGAGGAGTATGCCAAAGAGCACCTCTCCAAGGCAACCTGGGACTACTACGCAGCCGGAGCAGATGAGTGCTGCACCAGGGACGACAATCTGCTGGCCTACAAACG GATCCGTCTGCGACCACGGATTCTACGGGACGTGTCGGTGAGTGACACCAGGACCACGGTGCAGGGCACAGAGATCAGCTTTCCTGTGGGCATCGCCCCCACTGCCTTCCACTGCCTGGCCTGGCACGAGGGCGAAATGGCTACTGCCAGGG gtACGGAGGCAGTGAACACCTGTTACATCACCAGTACCTACTCCACCTGCTCTGTGGAGGAGATCGTGGCTGCAGCACCTAACGGCTACCGCTGGTTCCAGCTCTATGTGTACCGGGACAGGAAGCTGTCTGAGTCAATCGTTCACCGTGTGGAGGCCCTAGGCTACAAAGCCTTGGTCCTCACCGTCGACGTGCCCTACACTGGGAAGCGCCGCAACGATATACGCAACCAGTTCAAGCTCCCGCCGCACCTCAAGGTCAAAAACTTTGACGGGGTCATCCAG GAGGCTGCGAGTTCTGAAGAGTATGGTATCCCTTCCAACACCCTGGACCCCTCCATCAGCTGGAAGGACGTATACTGGCTGCAGTCTCTCACCCGCCTGCCCATCATCATCAAGGGCATCCTGACCAAGGAGGATGCTGAGCTGGCCGTGGAGCACGGCGTCCAGGGCATCATCGTGTCCAACCACGGAGGACGCCAGCTGGACGGAGGGCCCGCCACG ATAGATGCCCTATCTGAGATCGTGGATACGGTGCAAGGGCGTATCGAGGTGTATCTGGACGGGGGGATTCGCACCGGTAGTGACGTGCTGAAGGCCGTGGCTCTGGGAGCCAAGTGTGTGTTCATCGGGAGGCCAGCCGTGTGGGGCCTTGCCTATAAA GGTGAGGAGGGGGTAAGGGAGGTACTACAGATCCTCAACGATGAGTTCCGTCTGTCAATGGCTCTGTCTG GGTGCAGGAACGTGGCTGAGATCAACAGGAACCTCATCCAGTTCTCTAAACTGTGA